The genomic segment ATTTTGACCTTTAAATTTTTTGGAGTGCCACAGACCCAGCTGGAGAGAGAATAGAGCAGTTGTGTGCTGGAGCCATTTATACAGATGCAGAAATATGATTGTGCAGTTGTGTGTATTTCAAACTTGATATACAGTGACATCATGCTAGTAGTTTGAAATGGGCCATGATGGTAGTATATACACCATGGAAGTGGCAAAATATAGTCCTGATACCATGAGAATGGAATAGAATCATGTAGTTGTGAAAAGGTCTTggtaacaataaagaaaattttggaGTACATACGGAATTTTCTCCTTGTCTCTAACAGGAAGTGAGTTTCCAGGTCCTCTACTGCAGGCATGACTACCTTAAACCACACGGGTGTTAGCCTCACAGTCTTCCTCTTGCTGGGCATCCCTGGCCTTGAGAACCAGCACCTGTGGATTTCCatccccttcctcatttcctATGTCATCACCCTGCTTGGGAACAGCCTGCTCATCTGCATCATCCTCACAAAGCGCAGCCTCCATGAGCCCATGTACCTCTTCCTCTGCATGCTGGCCGGAGCAGACATTGTCCTTTCCACGTGCACAGTGCCTCAGGCCCTGGCCATCTTCTGGTTCCGTGCTGGGGAGATCTCCCTGGGTCGCTGCATCACTCAGCTCTTCTTCATCCACTCCACCTTCATCTCTGAGTCAGGGATCTTGCTGGTGATGGCGTTTGACCGCTACATTGCCATATGCTACCCACTGAGATACACCACTATCCTTACACATAGACTGATTGGGGAAATTGGACTGATTGTCCTTTTAAGAAGTTATAGTACAATTTTCCCCATCATATTTCTTCTGAAAAGATTGACTTTCTGCAAAAGTAACATTCTTCCACGCCCTGCTTGTGAGCACATTGTCTTGGCCCGTGTTTCCTGTGATGACATTAGAGTAAATATCTGGTATGGCTTTTTTGTCTTATTGTCAACAGTGGTCTTAGATGTtgtgctaatttttttttcctatgtgctGATTCTCCGGGCTGTCTTCCGCATCCCATCCCAAGATGCTCGTCACAAAGCTCTCAACACATGCGGCTCCCATGTCTGTGTCATCATCCTCTTTTATGGGCCTGGGATCTTTACTACCCTTACTCAGAGGTTTGGACACAACATTGCATCCCATATCCACGTACTGCTAGCCAGTGTCTGCATTCTGGCCCCTCCTATGCTGAACCCCATCATTTATGGGATCAAGAGCAAACAGATTCGGGATCAAGTGGTTCTAGTGTTGTTTACAAAGTGGAAATAATGCTGATACTGGAAGCTGACTTGCTTTTTAATAGCAATTTTTGCTTAAAGTGAGCTTTAGCGCCAGTATTCGGCAGCAGGTGAGATACTCCCGGTGTTGGTGTTCTAGTGTCATTGCATTAGTGAGATTTTTGTGCATGTTTCTTCCAGAGCCTCCAGTCTGTCATGAACACCAGTGCATTTGGGGTCTTAGTTAGCTTTCTCACCAGTGGGGCTGAGAACTAGATTGGACTATCTAAGTCTCATGTACCTTTAGTATTCTGGAGTGGAGAATAAGATGAGGTGGATCTTTGACAATGATGTTTTTCTTGGAAATTGGTGAACTAATCTTTCCTAGGGTATTTAAGTTCTTAACAACTTTACTCTCATAAAATTAAGACATATATCTGGTGTTTCTCCCCTAGATGtctgtattttaaacattttgtccTGTACTGCATCATTCCCATCCCTTTACACTGTTCTTTCTCTAGCAAAGAAACATATTCAAAGGAAACCTTGAAAATGACCCCTGAATCTGAATTCCCCTACAGTGTACTTCCTTACTCTTTTCCATTATGGAGGAAACACCCAGAATGGTTTGTCCACTTGCAGGCTGGCAtcccctcatttttctcttgatCCCCCTCCTCTTAGGCACGATCCCCTCCATCTCATCCAGACGGCCCCTGTCAGTGTCATCACGGTCCCCACACTGCTCAGTCAACAGTCACAATGAGTCCTTGTTTTATCTAATATGTTAGCATTTTGTTACCTTCACCCAAATTCTTCCCTCAAAAGTCTTTCCTCCTCCCACTCTCCTCCTGGTCTGTTCCTAAGGTCTTCCCGGCTGCTCCTGAGACTCCTTCGATGGGTTACCCTCATCTCCTTGACTTCTGGAGCTGGATTCCCTCGGGCTTTGTCCTTGAGCCCCAGCTCGCCCCGCTGTGCAATCCCCCTCTAATCTCATGCGTGCCCTGGGCTCTAGCTATGCCTCGTCAACATGCTAAACCTTCCAGTTTATATCACAACCTGCAATTTGATCTACAGACTTATACTTCTTTTGCTTACTATCACCTACTTGTATGTCTCACAAGCATCTCAAATGTATTATGTCCGAAATAAATCTTTTCTTACCACCAAACCTCCTCCACCAGCAGCCTTTCTCTTagcttttaaatacaattttgttCTTCTAGTGTTGAGACCTATCCCTGACTCTTACCTTTCTCTTATAAACTATAAGACTCAGCATCTTTCTGTTGGGCTCCCTTTTTCTGCCTTACAGTTCcacatacacacaatgcacaaTTTCATCCTAGTATTTTAACAGCcatattgagatacaattcacaaaCCATAGAATTCACCCTTTTagagtacaattcagtggtttaaaAATATCACACTGTTGTGCATCCACCACCAGAGTCTTAATTACAGATCAATTTCATTTCCCCCAAAATCAACCCAGGATTTCACAGTGATGCTatcaaaacagaaagagaacCTTCTCAACTTTCTGATCAAAGTGCCTCAGTGTCCCTCCAGCATGAGGTCCTCAGCCGTTCCAATGATTCAGAGGCCCTAATGATTTTGCCTGTGGCCTAATATCCTTGttgtttcttccttccccatctgctttaattatctttttatcCCAGTTATTCCTCAGACATGCTGGGAGGTGTCCTTCTCCGCATTTTTGCACATGCTATTTTCTCTGCTCAGACCCTTCTATGCCAAGATGTTTACATTATTTGGTCTCCTGTCTCTTTAAGGTTTTTGCTCAATTAAAACATTCTCAGTAATACCTTTCTCACTACCTTTATTAGTCTCCAGGGAAACAGATATAGCAGGAGATATCTGTTATAACAgctccttctctctgcttctgtatATCATCTGTGTATCTATGTacctatcaatcatctatctttCCTCTATCAATAGaggtatttattttaagaaatttgttcTAGTAATTGTAGGTACTGTCTAGTTTGAATTTTGATCTGCATTGTAAGCCAGTAGGATAGAAGTCTATGCAGATATGATGTGACAGTATTGATTCTGAAGGCTGGACACTCAGTCATAATAACTAAATTGCCTTTTGACGCCAGAATTCCATCCTCCTTGCGGACCTCTGTCTATGATTTTAAGGCCTTCAACGGAGTGGATGAAGCCTACCCCGTTATGGAGTGTTATCTGCATTACTCAAAGTCTAATGATTTAAGcattaatcatattttaaaatatcttcacagcTACATCTACACTGGTGTTTGGCTAAATCATTGGGCACCATGGTCTAGGCAAATGGACATGTGAAATCCACCACCATACCATCCTACTGAGACGACAATTCCTGTGATATCTCACCACTGACACTCTAAGCCCTTCTTCTTAAATTACTTTTCTCTATATCATAATTCTGCTGCTGCGGCTGGTGGGAATAGCAGTCATTACATGGAGATGAACATATCTAGCTTTGATTacatatttagtttatttttatattctctcaAGTAAATATAAGTGTGATAAAGAAAGTGCTTTTGTGTgttgtcttcattactgtatcAGTAGCACCTACATCAGTTCTTGGCCCATTTTCAGGCCTCATtaagtacttgttgaatgaatgactcatGTAATAGCAGCTGCTGGTGGAAACTCCTAAGATGCTGGTGGCCAGTGAGTTCCACGGAGTCAAATAGCTGGGCTTTTCCTCTGATTCTTCTTTTGTGCTTCACATTAGTTTTTCTGATTTAAAGATAAGTCCATTAGTTACTACATTTTATTCTATTCGCCCTTGAgtttgaattttataattttatatttactacTTCAATAATATCCATTTAAAAGTGCATTATGAGAAACATTGAAATAATCATAATCATTGTCTGTGatcattaatatttgaaaaatattttgttctataTAGATATTTTCACATGATATATTGTATAGTGATATTTAtgtcttatgtttttatttaatgtcaCATCACAGGAATTTTCTTTGTCATGAAAAGTATTTCACATACCTTAAGCATAATTTAACATTGCAATGATATATTGTCTTGTGAATGACGtattccaaaatataaataaatgtcctGTTTTCAGTACCAGTTGTTTcttgttgaatattttcaaaagtttGTCACTAACAACAAAGTAGTCCAAAACATAATTATTCAAAAGCCTTTGGGGTGtatgttattttttcatataGGAGTCTTCAAGGAACATTTAAGATATTCCAAAATGTGACAGTTAAATTATTCCCAATCATGTTGAATATGTACAAAATGTTATGAAAAGAAACATTATAAATACTGGGATTGTTCAGGTTTTATCTATACTGAAAAtagtgaaatgaaaatttattaaattaagatgtcaatgtgaattaaaatttaaCACAAATTTTCATCTAGCTGAAATTTATGAAGCCGAATTTATGATATTCAGCAGACCATGATGTTTTCCCCATGTGTGGAAGTATATTTTCCCTATGGTTGATAGGACATGGCCCATGGCAATGCTTAGCtaagaaaaacaattaaacaaGGGCTAGAATCCTGACAGGCATGTGAGATTGGAGGTTAGTGACACAGTCCTAGCCTAATCAGTGTAAGACCCCCAGGAATAAACCTGTTGTCCAGCAAGTTCAAGTTTTATTTTGCCCGTTTCAGTGAGGGATACTGCACACTAGAGGAACGATGTGGTGTCTgaccaaacaaatgaaaagatggggTTTTTGAGGTGTAGCTTGGCTttaagcaaaatataaataaatcagtgTTAGACAGGGTCAAAGAAAAACAGGGATGTGATGTATAACATCAGGTCTGGAGTCTTGACTTAGGGCCCATGTACGGGACTGAGGATGGGTGGCTGAGCCGCTCCTGGTGGCATTTGATGAAGCTCTTGATGAATTTTGGTTTAAGAAATCTTTCATTCCCTATTTGAACATATGTGATTAATATTGGGTTGTCAGAGTAGGCCTCACATAGCAGAGGACATTTGTTTGGGCTGAGACTTCTGTGCTAAATAGTAAGTCATAGAAATATGTACAGAGAGCATTCTGGgaactggaaaaataaagtgaaaaggtTTTATGACTTTAATGAAATTGTGAAGTGAGAGGAACAGAAACGGATGTAGCCAGGTATTTGTGGGAAAGTTGGTAAGATGAATAGTTGTGAAATCATGTATGTCCCAATACAAAAACTTTAGGAATCAGAGAATTTGATTTACAGACTTTTTTCCTGGCTGTCACATGAAAAATTTTTGTGAAGTTATGGTAGGATATTGATGTTATGGAAGCAGGGTAAAGAGCTCAATTAGAGAGAAGGGTAAGCCATTTTCTAATGCTATTTAAGGTTGAACAAGATGAGGAcgcaaaaataattattgatcGCTTGAAAACACAAATTATACCAGGTTTGCCCATGTTTATTATGAATGCTGTCTGATATAAAGTTTATGGCAAGTATACTCCATTAGGAGAAACAGTAAAACAATTGTAAACAAATTGTCACAGAAATGATTAGATTTATCTGTCAGGATTGGAGGAgtgaaaaaagttttgaaatctgATACTCTTATAAAGTGTGGGTTTTAatgtttttggagaaaaatatgtaaacttAAGATCCATACTATACATGATAAGACAGTAATGAATAATTCTGTCTTCATATAAAAGAAATGATGTACTTACTCTAAGAAAAGTACACAATATTGTGTCAAAATTTATGAGGACTCAGagtataatttttactttaaaaatgctaAGGGAAATTGgccttttaattttgtgtatattcTCAGTGCAGGTAAGATGCAAAAGAACGCATCTCATTTTGCATTATGTAGTTGCCATTGCATAATGGAAATGGACTCTCAAAGTTCAAAATTATGTGGATTGCAAAGTATAACAGTATGCTGAGAAAAAAGCAGTTACCATCCTTTTTGTTTCCCAGTTAAAGATAGAAATCTTTTTGATGtcttaaatgtataatttttatttcacattagcctaaattttactgattttttattttcatatttttaaagagggcactaactagtcagttgaaaaaaaatcatgtattaaGACATCAGAGAGCTGTGGAGACAACAAAGACTAGATGATTAAAAGTTCGAGAGAGAGGAAAACTATTCAAAAATTCACAATTTCCAGgcattattttccccattgtaatATTTGCTTTCCAGGGCTGAGGATTGATGTTGGCCCAGGAAGATCTCCACTGCTGTAGGAAAGAGAAGCCACCACAATTTTCAGTCGTTTACAGGGTTGCAGTAACAAATTGAAAACTTGGGTGGGAGTCTCATGTTAATGACTGATTCTCTCTTTTCTATTTGTATGGGACATGTACTGTATTCTGGAGCTACACTAGGTACTGGGaaacaagaaaaactaaaaagcagTTTAAGATCTCTTGCATTGTTGTGATTTGGGGGGAAAGAAAGACCTACCAGAATGAGGGATACATGACCAAAATGTTCAGCTAATCTCTCATTTATGTCATTTTGCAAATCTGGAGTTACATCAGGTGGAGTCTAAGCATCTATGTTAAATATGTAGTCTAAAATCTACATCATCTGAAGGCAAGGACTGAATCTTCTGCAGTTTTTAGACTGGAGATTCAAAGGCCTTCCAGATTCTCAATCATCATTTTTGGAGGATCTTTTTCCAGGAACAGGAGCAGAGCTGAGCTACACAACCTTACTGAAGCTGTAACTGTTCTTGGCTCAGCTTAAGTCCTCATTGGGTTGAAGTGGTCAGCTGCTCATCTTAATCTGTTTAACAGAACATGGGAGAATATTTctcatagaaaagaaaatctgcagctttaaattttttattatgatataaAGCATTAAATCACAAATTCCTTGACATGAAAAATGAGACCTTATGATAAAGagtaaaaacagaaaagggaagacCAACACATGACCATGTTATTGGAATTATCAAGAGTTAACAGAATTTtgttaaaactgagaaaaatagagTGAAGATACTTGAATGTATGGTGAAATACTCAGAATTTAGGATTTTGAGAAAATTCATATGTTATTATAGAACTGAGATCTTAATTACCTGAAAAAAAACCACTCCATGGATGGGTTTAAATAGCAGATTTGAAAAAGCTAAACACAGGATAGTGAACTGGAAGATAAGATTAATAGAAATGACAGCAACTGAcatgagaaggaaaataagagaatgggaaaaaatgagcaaaaggtaCAATACACACATTCAACATATATACAAGGATCATCGCGGTCCCAACCGGAGAGAGAGAAACCAGCGCAAAATAATATTCAAGAAGATAATGGCTGAAAAATTTCCACAGTTGACAAAAGGTGTAAATGCACACATTCAAGGAGATCAGAAAACTCCCAAGAAGATGCAGGCAAGCAAAACACAACAGATACATGGGCAatgttctgaaaaacaaaacacgaAAGATCATCTTAAAATAAGTCAGATATAAAAAGTGCATTatacttttcaaagaatatgacttctctctcaccaactttacatttccctgtatggccccggaagatgactggttagccagagacgggtaagattcctcaagggaggaacaacctaagacaggcacagtcgcaggggggccatcaggtgagaaatcggggatcaacagaggtgaggcttagaacctcaccccccctgttttgagagaaatcttctgcatccgtggatgttttgttgcccttgtctagcttggattaatacttagtctataggcacagacctgatcatctacatttgacctcttacagcactaaattatgttttctaccttaatcttgcatctacctgtCACTTCcgcattttataaaaaaataataataataataagggagaaatgtgggattcacatataaatcaagtataaaaatcaaacgaataatcatatctgacttgattgtttatagttcatgatgtgtgatcaaaactgaaagtttctgtggtatGACTGCCCtcgcactgttcaccatgtaagaacttattcactgtgtaagaacttgttcaccatgtaagaacttgttcgttatgcttcagaagattggagactgttgagaattaggcttggggctgattaatgattgtgcattgagtcccctatacagaattttattgttgttaacaaccatttgatctgtaaatatgagagatgccctctcaaaaaaaaaagtgcgtTATATGCAGAGGAACCGCAGCAAAACTGTCGAATCAGTTCTTAGTACAGACGATAGAAACAAAAAAGCTCTATGGAAAATTACAAAGTGCTGTAGAACCCCTGCCAACCTGAAATTCTATATTCATGAAATTATCCTTGAAGAAATGAACACCACTAGGATatttttgtacaaacaaaacCTGAGGTAATTTCTTTCTTGCCCTCCTATACTAAAGGAAATATATTGATCAGTGGCGTTTgaccatactttttaaaaaacaaccttTCAGTTCTTTTTCATTGAGTTAATTATGTTCACTGTATAAATATTAGACCATtcagactaaaattaaaaagaaaatcacctgCATCTGATAACTCAAACATATTCTCCATTCATAGGATTTTAGCATAGGTTGATGTGAGGTTTAGgtaaatatgttattaaaaaatTGCATCATATTTGATCTGGAACTTACTTCCCTCACAAATACAATGGGAGTATAATTCCATCAGCAAAGACATAAACCCATATTATTACTTCTTACTGCTCTTTTATATGGAGACTTACAGATCTACCATGGTTGATTTAGCCAAGTATGCTCTTTAGACAACATTTCTTATAtatcaatgtatttttaatttaatactttCTATTCTCTTATGTGTGTGTACTGTATCTCTTCAcatgttgaatattttcttccaagcAATTGGCAATATGAATGAAAATGCCATGTACATAAGCATTAATAAACTTTTGCtatcttttgtgttttaaaagagaaaaatatatatacatgtacactcAATTTGTGTTAAAATTATATCAATGgtgaatatatatgaaatacaaggtataaaagattttttaaataatttgtctaaacagtaaatatatgaagaaagctATGAAATAGGGAAGAATGGCTGGGAACATGTCCTAATTAGAGGACTAAACCAAGTGCAGCCATTCAAAGCACAGAATGCTCTGGGGAAGAATAGTTCAACAATCCAGAAAAGGCCACGGTCTTCTAGTTCATTGCATTGTAACCCCTAAGCCTAGGAGTAGAGAGTGAACTTATCTAGTTCTGAATTCTGTGACTGAGAAAGATAACTAAGACCTGTAAGACACTGATGTCTAGTGGCTTATAAAAGGTTTTGGAAGAAACATTTACCAAAACATCCCTGAAACAATTTCTCCAAGTCAACAACACATGGATTTATTTGAGTGCTTTCACACTGCAGCCCTCAATATCCTGATACAAAAGTTAATCTCAACTATGGTGAGAACTATGAGGAAAAGCATAAGTTTTCATTACCACagtcatttcttctttgaaatcAACAGTTGAAGCACCAGGTTCCAGATCTGGTTGGTCTTATTCACTTAAATGATGAGATTTAACATAGGTAGAATGTAAATATAGACATTGGCTAGCAGGATGTAGATATGGGGTGAGATGTGTCCATACCACTGAGTGTGAACTAAAGATCCCAGGCCCAGAAAAGAGGCTGATGACACAGACATGGGAGCCACATGTGTTTTGAGGTTTGTGGCGAGCATCTCAGGAAGGGATATGAAAGATAGCCTAGAGATTCagcacataggaaaaaaaattagctcATCTAAGATCAAGGTTAACCATATGACAAAAAACCTCATACCAGATGTTTACTTGGATGTCACTGTAGGAAACTTGGTCTATGACAATATGCTTACCAGCAGTATTTTAGGAGGATGCTACTTTTGCAGAAATCCATCTTTTCAGAGGAAATATATGGATAACTGAACTATAATTTCTTAAAAGGTCATTCACACCAATTTTCTCAATCAGTGCATGTGTAAGTATAGTGGTGTATCTCAGTGGGTAGCATATGGCAATGTAGCGATCAAATGCCATCACCAGCAAGATCCCTGACTCAGAAATGAAGGTGGAGTGGATGAAGAAGTGCTGAGTGATGCAGCGACCCAGGGAGATCTCCCCAGCATGGAACCAGAAGATGGCCAGGGCCTGAGGCACTGTGCACATGGAGAGGACAATGTCTGCTCCGGCCAGCATGCAGAGGAAGAGGTACATGGGCTCATGGAGGCTGCGCTTTGTGCAGATGATGCAGATGAGCAGGCTGTTCCCAAGCAGGGCAATGACATaggaaatgaggaaggggatGGAAATCCACGTGTACTCGTCCTCAAGGCCAGGGATGCCCAGCAAGGATAAGACTCTGTGGCCAGCACCGGTGTGGTTTTGCCCAGTCATACTTGGGGAGGTCTTTCAGAACTTCATTGTCTATTTACAGAGACAGAGGAAAGTTCAGATCAtactgaaagatttttttgataTTACCAGGTGCTTTGGGCACCTATTTGATCCCATTCCATTCTGAGGGTATATGATGCATGGAAAGATGAATAACATGATGTGTTTTCTGAATAAAGTATTAATGTCCTAAACAAGAGAGACCCTTATTTGAATATAGAAAATTAAGTGATTAAGTTAGTGATCAACATTTTTGTggtaaaaaattaaactatttaatAGGAACACAATGGAAAATTCACTCTGTATCCATGTTGGTTGTAAGAACCAGTTAGTTTTCAATATACCTGTGAAGATAGTTTGTCTGCAGAGCAGGTGCCTGTGCTCGTGCTGTGTGTCTCCTAATTTAGTAGCTTCTGCTTTTCTGCCTTGTCCCTAGTTGACTCAATACATCTCAGCTCTGTTGGTCTGGGTGGAGTGAAACCAAACTGGGGCCTCCATGCGGTGCCTTAAAGCGGGTGGAGAAGCTGGTCACTCACCCCCATCTTCTTTCCTGGGGAGAGGAACTCAGTGACTGGGAACTTTTTTCTTGGTCCTGCGCAATGCCACATTGGGGGATGGATAACGCGGGCAAAATGAAGttgtcttccttctcttcctgtgGGATGATTCTTAGTTTTTTTCCCTATGGTGTTGCTACAACTTCCTAAATGGACTCTAGAGTTGTTTTGCTCATACGATAGCTGTCCAATACTTGATATTTGTGGGTGAGTGGAAAACTGGGTTTTCCTACATCACCATTCTTGTTTctcctctttattttccttttaagtggAATAGTTCCTCAGGCTTCCATTGTCTTTCACAACGTTTTCCTTTACAAGGTGTACAGGCCCCTGTTTCGTTGTAATATCTCCCAAGTTGAGTTTGATCACATCCTTATGATCTGCTTGCAGCTATAGATTTCTGACTGGAAGCCAACATAGCAGCCATCGTGTCATCCTCAGTGCATCATGTTGGAGAGCATctgatgtcatttttttccccttatcttgGTATCAATTTGATTTATTAAAGTGGTTCTCATATATTTCTCCCCATTAGCATAGGCTTTCTTTTTAAGACTGTTGAAATATGCTATTTTAAGCACAATGGATTTATCCCAGAAGTTTTGAGTCACTTGTTATTCTTGCCAGAATCAACTATTAATTGTTATGATGCTTGCACAATGGTATATTCCTATCTTGATGATTTCTTCTATATTTGTTATTTCACATTCCAGTATAAAGAAGAGATTTCCCATCTCTGcctttgatttgcttttttatgTTTTGGTTGTCAGTATtgaatcatttatttgttttaattcagtGTGTTATAACCAGTGATATCATTATTCATTTTCATAGGATAGTATAACCTATTTATCTCCAAAAATTTCAGATGAACTTTTTCAAACACAtagcaaaattgaaggaattttACAGTGAGtacccatctccccaccccctaTATTCTGCCATCTTATTACACTTTTTCTATCATCTATTATCTAATGTTTTCTCTATCTGTTGAtttatcctatttttaaaaatatttttcaaaatagattGCAGACATAGTACACTTTCCTCTAGATACTTGAGCAAGTAAATAATTAGTTGAAATTCAAAAAATTGTTTACAGTTTTAAGAACAACTTTAGtaagatataatttacatgccatacaattcactcagttaagtgtacaattcaattctttttaaaagtatattcatAGATAGGTGTAGCTGTCACCACagccaattttagaacattttcattatgtcAAATAGACATCCTATGACCTTAGCTACCATTCCCCTAGCTCCCATCCACCACAGCCCTAAGAAACCACTAATGTGCTTTCTATCCTTGTAGATTGTCTACTCTGGACagcttatataaataaaaatgtgccattttttttgtgcctggtttctttcactcagtatgttttcaagattcacgTGTGAAGtagtatgtatcagtactttccttttcatggctaaataacattctattgtatggatatgccatcTTCTGTTAATGCATTTACCagctgatggatatttgggttgctcCTGCTTTTTGGGTATTATGAATTATctttctgtgaacatttgtgtagaaatttttgtgtgaacatatgtttttaattctcttggatATATGGCTAGTAGGACAATTGCCTAGGGTCATATACTCTTAATGAATTGATCACCTTGTCATTCAATGTACCCTGTTATCTTGATGGCTATTGTCAGGTGCTGTCAAGGAGGGAATCTATATGGGAACCTGCCCCACGTAGCACTACTCTCTCTCACTTAAGTTTAACAAGGTGTCTCTAGCGGGGATCTAACCAAGTCTCCAATGAGTTTTTGTCAGCTAGATAAAGAGATCTCTAAGTgctctgcatttttaaaacagaaattgatGTCTCAGCAACTCATTGAGCTATGGGATGTTTATCAGTGCTAGGGTCCTATTTAGAGTTAAAAATACTTATTGGGTGCTGTTTAGCTTGTGGGGCTTCTGACCATTTCTGGTCTTATTGTTGGAGAGCTCACAGTTGGGGAATTGTGAACAGTGGCTAGGGGACTATTTTTGGTAAAGCTTTTTCAGAGCCCTTCATTGGAATTTAAATTTGACCCAGCAGGTGAGCTCAGCTATGGAGTTGAGGGCAAGAGAAGCACCAGTGTTCTCTCTCGAAACTGAATGATTTTATACACATTCTGTTGCCCCTGAGACTTGTCAGGTGGCTGGTGAGATGCTCCCCAAGATCCTTTGGCTTAAGTGCCGCAAAAGATTCTCAGGCTTTTAAAGGACAATGAGTGCTCTGAAGGACCCTTGGGCTTTTTACTCTTCCAAAACTGC from the Manis javanica isolate MJ-LG chromosome 11, MJ_LKY, whole genome shotgun sequence genome contains:
- the LOC140844194 gene encoding olfactory receptor 52B4-like encodes the protein MTTLNHTGVSLTVFLLLGIPGLENQHLWISIPFLISYVITLLGNSLLICIILTKRSLHEPMYLFLCMLAGADIVLSTCTVPQALAIFWFRAGEISLGRCITQLFFIHSTFISESGILLVMAFDRYIAICYPLRYTTILTHRLIGEIGLIVLLRSYSTIFPIIFLLKRLTFCKSNILPRPACEHIVLARVSCDDIRVNIWYGFFVLLSTVVLDVVLIFFSYVLILRAVFRIPSQDARHKALNTCGSHVCVIILFYGPGIFTTLTQRFGHNIASHIHVLLASVCILAPPMLNPIIYGIKSKQIRDQVVLVLFTKWK